From the genome of Argentina anserina chromosome 4, drPotAnse1.1, whole genome shotgun sequence, one region includes:
- the LOC126790210 gene encoding U11/U12 small nuclear ribonucleoprotein 35 kDa protein has protein sequence MRKTEARFYAETYHPIQAGSIDGTDTLPHDSTVYRAWLCSSAALYDPSGDPKLIGDPYCTLFVGRLSHLTAEHTLRQDMSKYGRVKNLRLVRHIVTGASRGYAFVEFETEREMRCAYKEAHHSLVDDYEIIVDYNRQQLMPGWIPRRLGGGFGGKKESGQLRFGGRERPFRAPIRIPYDDLEKRGIPPIPEGRYMSRCQDPSPPRKQRSSVDREEGSHRRSVDSVDKDDRFHKRPTDGDYLSSTGNSDDSAQRHHSRSSRDREEATYSKCRDREASMPKTSPVDKQESFCKKSMDLEDLSIQRSSVHTEELYRSRTSVDVEERSDKRSSRDRDERSLKRSSRDRDEHSHKRSSRDRDECSHRRHKSRQHERSTSYDHS, from the exons atgagaaagaCGGAGGCGAGGTTCTACGCGGAGACGTACCACCCGATTCAAGCCGGAAGCATCGACGGCACCGACACTCTCCCTCACGACAGCACAGTCTACCGAGCCTGGCTTTGCTCTTCCGCCGCCCTCTACGACCCTTCCGGCGATCCCAAGCTCATCGGCGACCCTTACTGCACTCTCTTCGTCGGCCGCCTCTCTCACCTCACCGCCGAACACACTCTTCGCCAG GATATGAGCAAGTATGGTCGGGTCAAGAACTTGCGTTTGGTCAGGCATATTG TAACCGGTGCGTCGCGTGGCTATGCATTTGTTGAATTCGAAACCGAGAGGGAGATGCGGTGTGCATACAAG GAAGCTCACCATTCCCTTGTTGATGACTATGAAATTATTGTTGATTACAACAGACAGCAGTTGATGCCAGGATGGATTCCAAGACGGTTAG GAGGGGGTTTTGGTGGTAAGAAGGAATCTGGGCAGCTTCGTTTTGGAGGACGAGAAAGACCATTTCGAGCTCCCAT TCGTATTCCATATGATGATCTGGAGAAACGTGGAATCCCACCTATACCAGAAGGGCGATACATGTCCCGTTGTCAG GACCCATCCCCACCTAGAAAACAAAGAAGTTCAGTCGATAGGGAAGAAGGTTCTCACAGAAGGTCAGTGGATTCTGTGGATAAGGACGACAGGTTTCACAAAAGGCCTACGGATGGTGATTACCTCTCATCCACGGGGAACTCTGATGATTCAGCTCAACGCCATCACAGTAGGAGCTCTAGAGATAGAGAAGAAGCTACTTACAGTAAGTGCCGTGACAGGGAAGCAAGCATGCCCAAAACCAGTCCTGTTGATAAGCAAGAATCATTTTGTAAAAAATCTATGGATCTGGAGGACCTTTCCATCCAAAGAAGCTCTGTTCATACGGAAGAATTATATCGCAGTAGGACATCTGTGGATGTGGAAGAGCGTTCGGACAAAAGGAGCTCTAGGGATAGGGATGAGCGTTCACTCAAAAGGAGCTCTAGGGATAGGGATGAGCATTCACACAAAAGGAGTTCTAGGGATAGGGATGAGTGTTCTCACAGGCGGCACAAGTCCCGTCAGCATGAGAGGTCTACTAGTTATGACCACTCCTAA